The following nucleotide sequence is from Candidatus Omnitrophota bacterium.
GCTTGTGGAGAAGGGTTCTTTATCTAATCCGAGTATTTTAAAGTAGCTCATCTTTTGAAGAAGAAACCTTTATTTGGGTAAGATTTATTTTATGTCGCATTCTCTTTATTCGTAAAGTATTACGACACTTCTAAACTTGAATTAATTATAGTAAAAAGAATCACAATTAGCAAGAAGTTTTATTAATAATTTAATTTATATTATATTCTATTTGTCGTTTACTAAATTAGTCTCTTGTTCTATAGTTTTTGCTTCAGGCACTGAATATTTTTGCCGTGCGCTGCGATTTACCACGTCGCTTCGGCTTAGCGTTCTCTTGGGAGCCGTCCTTCGCTCCTCGTAAATTCTTGCGCACTAATGTTAATAGCTGTGCCAAAAATCTTCTAATGTGCCTTCAGCAAAAACTATAAAACAAACACAGCTTTTAAGTGAGAAACAAGACAAGGCATCAAGAGAAAAATTAACATTTTCTAATTAGATGCTAATAATATCGTAACCTATTGAAATTATTTATCTTTTGCGCCTGAATATGGAGAGAATTAGGAAGATGACAAGGTAGCTTGCTATGCCAAGGACTAGAGCAATTACGACGTAACCTACTATTACAGGAAGGCCAATCTTTAATAGAGATATTTTAAACAAGTTTGCCCAGTGGAAGTCTTTTAAAAAGATAAACCACTCTTCTTTTATTTTGTGCCATTCAGTATTAAAAATAAATGAACCTACTTTTATTGCAGACAAAAAAGTTACGAAGCTTAGCCAGGTATTTGTAAGCAGGCTTCCAATTAATGCACTTGCCCTGTTTGCTTTTAATGCTAATGCTAAAAAAATTGCAGCAACAGGCCCTGTGCCTGGAAGGATTCCCGCGAAGA
It contains:
- a CDS encoding DUF2062 domain-containing protein encodes the protein MPEKNKIKVFFKKVYEKLFLINDTPQRIALGFGIGIFAGILPGTGPVAAIFLALALKANRASALIGSLLTNTWLSFVTFLSAIKVGSFIFNTEWHKIKEEWFIFLKDFHWANLFKISLLKIGLPVIVGYVVIALVLGIASYLVIFLILSIFRRKR